In one Shewanella loihica PV-4 genomic region, the following are encoded:
- a CDS encoding sigma-54 dependent transcriptional regulator, with protein MSNRKRNLTHKERNILVLNLTDEACLTDEHTDTTQWHFNHAGTLSAAYKALESAPCQIAIAIIDLPHQQVVLRAIELLSARQPRLLWLAISLDSPKNLGNLCFCFTDYFLDFHHLPIDWQRLDHTLGHLCGMAQLNEQWSKEKTTHQPRSFFFGESSVMQTLRDNLYKIAKSDETVLIGGETGTGKGLCANLIHSLSSRKNGPFITVNCGALPPTLIHSELFGHEKGAFTGADRQYIGRIERANKGTLFLDEIGDLSLELQINLLQFLEEHYIERIGGQKSTEVDCRIIFATHVNLENAVEEGKFREDLFYRINIIQIELPSLREHKQDIPLLAQDYLTKLAPPNRQFQFHQDALHAMTNYQWPGNVRELKNRIQRAIIMTESDIITEADLGIKFACSANDDPDVVDLAQHRTEIDTELLLAAIKRNNHNISAAARELNISRTTFYRLIKKCKITL; from the coding sequence GTGAGTAACCGTAAGAGGAACTTAACTCACAAGGAACGTAACATATTGGTATTAAACCTCACGGATGAAGCGTGTCTTACAGATGAACATACCGATACTACACAATGGCATTTCAATCATGCAGGTACTCTTAGTGCGGCATATAAAGCCTTAGAGAGCGCTCCCTGTCAGATCGCCATCGCCATCATAGATCTCCCTCACCAGCAGGTGGTACTGCGCGCCATAGAACTACTGTCCGCGCGTCAACCCCGCTTACTCTGGCTGGCTATCTCCTTAGACAGCCCTAAAAACCTGGGGAACCTTTGCTTCTGCTTTACCGACTATTTCCTGGATTTTCATCACCTTCCCATTGATTGGCAGCGCCTCGATCACACCTTAGGGCACCTCTGTGGCATGGCCCAATTAAATGAGCAATGGAGTAAGGAGAAAACCACGCATCAACCAAGGTCCTTCTTCTTTGGTGAATCAAGCGTGATGCAGACCCTGCGCGATAATCTCTATAAGATCGCTAAGTCAGATGAAACCGTACTGATAGGCGGCGAAACCGGCACGGGTAAGGGTCTGTGCGCCAACTTGATTCATTCTCTATCGTCTCGCAAAAATGGCCCCTTTATCACGGTGAATTGCGGCGCCCTGCCCCCAACCCTCATTCATTCAGAGTTGTTCGGCCATGAGAAAGGCGCCTTCACCGGCGCCGACAGGCAATACATAGGTCGAATAGAGCGAGCTAACAAGGGCACCCTGTTTTTAGATGAAATAGGCGATCTGTCACTCGAGTTACAGATCAATCTGCTGCAGTTTCTTGAAGAGCACTATATCGAACGTATCGGCGGCCAGAAGTCCACCGAGGTGGATTGTCGCATCATCTTCGCCACCCATGTCAATTTGGAAAACGCCGTCGAAGAGGGGAAATTCAGGGAAGATCTATTCTATCGAATCAATATCATACAAATAGAGCTACCCAGCTTAAGAGAACATAAGCAAGATATCCCTCTCTTGGCTCAAGATTACTTAACCAAACTCGCTCCACCCAATCGTCAATTTCAGTTTCACCAGGACGCGTTACATGCCATGACCAACTACCAGTGGCCAGGCAATGTGCGCGAACTTAAAAACCGCATTCAACGCGCCATCATCATGACCGAAAGCGACATCATTACAGAAGCCGACCTCGGCATTAAATTCGCTTGTTCGGCAAACGATGATCCCGATGTGGTCGATCTGGCGCAGCACAGAACCGAAATTGATACCGAACTTCTATTGGCCGCCATTAAGCGCAATAACCACAACATCTCGGCGGCGGCCCGTGAACTCAACATCTCACGAACGACTTTCTATCGCCTCATCAAGAAGTGCAAGATAACGCTATAG
- a CDS encoding DsbA family protein, with the protein MPSTHSTVIVCLSLLFFTAACQQKNDDKLEKELAYLKQEMGQLKQQVAIMGSQVKEIHTIAMKSQEPQHRSLPTQINPGEDGKLPALGEATAQVAIIEFSDYQCPYCKRYMDNTFTKIKSDYIDTGKVKYIARDFPLGFHPKAKGAAIAANCSLQQDAYWPMRDALFKNMRQLGDKLYQDTATQLSLDMTKFAACLEDQAIMSKIEQDIGYGSSIGVRGTPSFLIGKLENNRLIEPKLVVGAQSYDTFKAVIDALEKPTQTN; encoded by the coding sequence ATGCCATCTACTCATTCGACAGTGATAGTCTGCCTATCTTTGCTGTTTTTTACTGCTGCCTGTCAGCAAAAAAATGACGACAAGTTAGAGAAGGAGCTCGCCTACCTGAAACAGGAGATGGGCCAATTAAAACAGCAAGTGGCCATTATGGGCAGCCAGGTGAAAGAGATACACACCATTGCCATGAAGAGTCAGGAACCGCAGCATAGAAGCCTACCAACGCAAATAAATCCGGGCGAAGATGGTAAGCTCCCGGCCTTAGGCGAGGCGACGGCGCAGGTCGCCATCATAGAGTTTTCCGATTATCAATGTCCCTACTGCAAACGATACATGGACAACACCTTCACCAAGATCAAAAGCGACTATATCGACACCGGCAAGGTGAAATATATCGCCAGAGACTTCCCCTTAGGTTTTCACCCTAAGGCTAAAGGCGCTGCCATAGCCGCCAACTGTAGCCTGCAACAGGACGCTTATTGGCCCATGCGTGACGCCCTGTTTAAAAACATGAGGCAACTAGGGGACAAACTCTACCAAGATACCGCCACCCAGCTCTCGCTAGACATGACAAAATTCGCTGCCTGCCTGGAAGATCAAGCCATCATGAGCAAGATAGAGCAGGATATCGGCTATGGCTCATCGATAGGCGTTCGTGGTACGCCAAGCTTCCTCATAGGTAAACTGGAAAACAATCGACTCATAGAGCCCAAGCTAGTGGTTGGTGCACAAAGCTATGACACTTTCAAAGCGGTGATCGACGCCTTAGAAAAACCGACCCAGACGAATTAA
- a CDS encoding Ig-like domain-containing protein, protein MSSVHCAAARTDSTFLKTFGLGLLGAGLLSASAIMPADAGTHGEQTSAAAQAKRDAKQQARLTHKAELETQTLQLSAVAAQYLDATKSNGASHASDAALYQQLEALVAARQVEQQSLIALDPFSVVSSVLPTAKRRGIPAEIQAKLAQKKAISGELEMVYEDFDDAGENRLQYMVRTETGLVKFFLASGSSKAQANQLQPGAKVRAEGWLFGGDEAGDALIGDLEVLALTDGNTVSSSGTGAALSLTDTTGEQRTLVLLVNFQDNPQQPWTLAEVQQMVFGKVNDFYREASYGQTWLTGDVKGYVTLPINSTCDYFGMDSYAQQAARDSGIDVSQYQRLVYMMPQNSSCGWRGQGTVGGSPSRAWINGELNLMTIGHELGHNLGLKHAKELNCGSGYLSDACVEITYGDTLDIMGKSEGHFNLFNKARLGWLSESRGEIATADADGTYRLEPLVGDSQGGAKGLKVRRGTDSLTGEPLWYYLEYRQAQGFDSFMAGKAVTEGVLVHLNSSAQDIESSQLLDMTPKSSLYDLDDAALQAGYSYSDDTAGVTITTESVDNAGVDVTVAYSGGTCVQANPTLALSQNSDWVAPGTAVTYSATVTNNDSLECGDSQFSVNVQVPANWSASSASLSLAPGATANVSFSVVSSGDANDGFYDLDVTAYNAQDSNLVATGLVSYVVQAPVAQCVLAAPQFVLTNNSSGEVAPGTGVVYQGTVTNLDSDSCDASDFNLAANVPAGWSATATKVNLAPGQSQNVSLTVTSSLSAADGQFDFNLIASNGQNAGLQSSANASYTVLDPAKQCTLAQPSVSVSGGAGEYDAGSLVPYTVTVTNQNADSCADAVFVISATVPQGWNANGATVSLASGQSTSVVVSVSSAQSATAGAYGLGFSAADKSDNQYQASAQAQYKVAQQANTAPVAVNDSASVSSGSSVIIAVLSNDSDPEGDTLTVVSVTQGSKGSVTLLADGSVKYTPGKRFKGSDSFSYTISDGELTATATVTIGQSSDSTGGNTGGGTGGKGNGKK, encoded by the coding sequence ATGAGTTCAGTTCATTGCGCAGCTGCGCGTACCGATTCTACTTTCCTGAAAACCTTTGGTTTGGGCCTATTGGGCGCAGGCCTGTTGTCGGCGTCGGCTATCATGCCTGCAGATGCGGGCACTCATGGTGAACAAACCTCTGCGGCGGCCCAGGCTAAACGTGATGCCAAGCAACAGGCGCGTCTGACTCATAAGGCGGAACTTGAAACTCAGACGCTGCAACTTTCTGCAGTTGCAGCGCAATACCTGGATGCCACTAAGTCTAATGGTGCATCTCATGCCTCTGACGCCGCGCTTTACCAGCAACTTGAAGCGCTGGTGGCGGCTAGACAAGTAGAACAGCAATCACTCATCGCACTCGATCCTTTCAGTGTCGTTTCTTCTGTACTGCCAACGGCTAAGCGTCGTGGCATACCCGCCGAGATCCAAGCCAAACTAGCCCAGAAAAAGGCAATCAGCGGTGAGCTGGAAATGGTCTATGAAGATTTTGATGACGCAGGTGAAAATCGTCTGCAGTACATGGTGCGCACCGAAACTGGTCTGGTTAAATTTTTCTTGGCTTCAGGTAGTTCAAAAGCTCAGGCTAATCAATTACAACCCGGAGCAAAGGTTCGTGCAGAAGGTTGGCTATTTGGCGGCGATGAGGCTGGCGATGCCTTAATTGGCGATCTCGAAGTGCTTGCCCTAACCGATGGCAACACAGTTTCCTCTTCGGGCACCGGCGCTGCGCTTTCTCTTACCGATACCACTGGTGAACAGCGCACCTTAGTACTGCTGGTTAATTTCCAAGACAATCCTCAACAGCCTTGGACTCTGGCCGAAGTACAACAGATGGTATTTGGCAAAGTCAATGATTTCTATCGCGAGGCCTCATACGGTCAAACTTGGTTAACTGGTGATGTTAAAGGTTATGTAACCCTGCCAATCAACAGTACTTGTGACTATTTCGGCATGGACAGCTACGCGCAGCAGGCGGCCCGCGATAGCGGTATCGACGTCAGCCAGTATCAGCGCTTAGTCTATATGATGCCTCAAAACAGCAGCTGTGGCTGGCGTGGTCAGGGTACAGTGGGTGGTTCACCTTCGCGTGCTTGGATTAATGGTGAGCTAAATCTGATGACTATCGGTCACGAACTGGGTCATAACCTGGGACTCAAGCACGCTAAAGAACTTAACTGCGGTAGCGGTTATCTCAGCGATGCTTGTGTCGAGATCACTTATGGCGACACCCTGGATATCATGGGTAAGTCTGAGGGGCACTTTAACCTCTTCAATAAGGCGCGTTTAGGTTGGCTGAGTGAGTCTCGTGGTGAAATCGCAACAGCCGATGCCGATGGTACTTATCGTCTTGAGCCGTTAGTGGGTGATTCACAAGGTGGTGCTAAGGGATTAAAGGTACGTCGTGGTACCGATAGCCTGACTGGTGAGCCATTATGGTATTACCTAGAGTATCGTCAAGCACAAGGTTTTGACAGCTTTATGGCTGGTAAAGCGGTTACTGAAGGCGTATTGGTACACCTAAATAGCAGTGCACAAGATATCGAAAGCAGCCAGCTACTGGATATGACACCAAAGAGTTCACTCTATGACCTGGATGATGCGGCGCTTCAGGCAGGTTATAGCTATAGCGATGACACTGCTGGTGTAACTATTACCACAGAGTCGGTAGATAACGCTGGTGTTGACGTTACCGTGGCCTATTCAGGTGGCACATGTGTACAGGCTAATCCTACACTTGCGCTTTCTCAAAACAGTGATTGGGTTGCACCAGGTACAGCTGTTACTTATAGCGCAACTGTAACCAACAACGATAGCTTAGAGTGCGGTGATTCTCAGTTTAGTGTTAACGTTCAGGTACCCGCTAATTGGAGTGCCAGCAGTGCAAGCCTAAGCTTGGCACCCGGCGCCACAGCTAATGTGAGCTTTAGTGTCGTTTCGAGCGGCGATGCCAACGACGGTTTCTATGACCTAGATGTCACCGCGTACAATGCACAAGATAGCAATCTAGTGGCTACCGGACTGGTTAGCTATGTTGTTCAGGCTCCAGTTGCACAGTGTGTGTTAGCAGCGCCTCAGTTCGTACTGACCAACAACAGCAGCGGTGAGGTTGCACCCGGTACAGGCGTGGTTTACCAAGGCACAGTGACTAATCTAGACAGTGATAGCTGCGATGCGAGCGACTTCAATTTGGCAGCCAATGTGCCAGCGGGTTGGTCGGCAACTGCGACTAAGGTGAATCTTGCTCCTGGCCAAAGCCAGAACGTCAGCCTAACGGTGACTTCTAGCCTAAGCGCAGCCGATGGACAATTTGATTTCAACCTGATTGCTAGCAATGGTCAAAATGCGGGACTACAAAGCAGTGCGAATGCCAGCTATACGGTTCTTGATCCTGCAAAGCAATGCACTCTGGCTCAACCAAGTGTCAGCGTGAGCGGTGGAGCTGGCGAGTATGATGCGGGTAGCCTGGTACCCTATACAGTGACAGTGACAAACCAGAATGCTGACAGCTGTGCCGATGCCGTGTTTGTGATCAGCGCAACCGTACCTCAGGGCTGGAACGCCAACGGGGCGACCGTTAGCCTAGCAAGTGGTCAAAGTACGAGTGTCGTGGTGAGTGTTAGCTCTGCGCAGTCTGCGACAGCAGGTGCCTATGGTCTGGGCTTTAGCGCGGCAGATAAGAGCGACAATCAATATCAAGCAAGCGCACAGGCACAGTACAAGGTGGCTCAGCAAGCGAATACAGCACCGGTTGCGGTAAACGACAGTGCATCGGTATCTAGCGGTTCATCAGTCATCATCGCGGTGCTGAGCAATGACAGTGACCCTGAAGGTGATACCTTAACTGTGGTTAGCGTGACTCAAGGTAGCAAAGGTAGCGTAACCTTGCTGGCCGATGGTAGCGTGAAATATACACCGGGTAAGCGTTTCAAGGGTAGCGATAGCTTTAGTTATACCATTAGCGACGGTGAGCTAACTGCGACGGCGACAGTGACCATAGGTCAGAGCAGCGACAGCACTGGTGGCAATACCGGTGGCGGTACTGGCGGCAAAGGTAACGGTAAGAAGTAA
- the lpxK gene encoding tetraacyldisaccharide 4'-kinase — protein MQALVNRLWYDRQAGVHWLLVLLLLPLSGLFYLLTSLRRQLFRLGLKASARLDVPVIVVGNITVGGSGKTPTVIYLIELLRRNGYRPGVISRGYGVEFSGCKRVIAGMPANEVGDEPAMIVARTQVPMVIGSDRVAAGKALMDWQAVDVIISDDGLQHYRLKRDIEILVLDGKRRFGNGLLLPAGPLREGRWRQGRVDFTLVNGEGSGPEEFEMALAPGNWRSVADGQVVTANVDKSHESVAIAGIGNPQRFFDTLSEIGVQPSGQHAFDDHQAYSLEAIETVAAGRGVLMTEKDAVKCREFAKSNWWYLPVDAKIAPEFEQQLLTLLKRRENVQQGN, from the coding sequence ATGCAGGCGTTGGTTAATCGTCTCTGGTATGACAGGCAGGCCGGTGTTCACTGGCTGCTTGTACTGTTGCTTCTGCCTCTAAGTGGCTTGTTTTATCTGCTGACGAGTCTCAGGCGACAGCTGTTTCGTTTGGGGCTTAAGGCAAGCGCGCGGCTCGATGTGCCTGTGATTGTGGTGGGCAACATCACGGTCGGTGGCAGCGGCAAGACCCCCACGGTTATCTATCTCATCGAACTGCTTCGCCGTAATGGCTATCGCCCTGGGGTGATCAGCCGCGGCTACGGCGTCGAGTTTTCCGGCTGTAAGCGGGTTATTGCTGGCATGCCAGCCAATGAAGTAGGTGATGAACCGGCCATGATAGTGGCGCGCACCCAGGTGCCTATGGTGATAGGTAGCGATCGCGTGGCGGCGGGTAAGGCCCTGATGGATTGGCAGGCGGTGGATGTGATCATCAGCGACGATGGCTTGCAGCACTATCGCCTTAAACGGGATATCGAGATCTTAGTACTTGATGGCAAACGCCGCTTCGGCAATGGTCTGCTGTTGCCTGCCGGACCATTGAGAGAAGGGCGCTGGCGTCAAGGCCGCGTCGACTTTACCTTGGTCAACGGCGAGGGTAGTGGACCCGAAGAGTTTGAGATGGCGCTGGCGCCTGGCAATTGGCGCAGCGTGGCAGATGGCCAGGTAGTTACAGCTAATGTGGACAAGAGTCATGAGAGTGTGGCTATCGCCGGCATAGGCAATCCACAGCGATTCTTCGATACCCTTAGTGAGATTGGGGTTCAACCAAGTGGTCAACATGCCTTTGACGATCATCAGGCTTACAGTCTCGAGGCTATAGAGACGGTTGCGGCGGGTCGGGGCGTGCTAATGACAGAGAAAGATGCGGTTAAATGTCGCGAATTTGCAAAGTCTAACTGGTGGTATTTGCCTGTAGATGCCAAGATAGCACCAGAATTTGAACAGCAATTGTTAACGCTGCTAAAGCGGCGCGAAAACGTACAACAAGGAAATTAA
- a CDS encoding serine/threonine protein kinase — MTVSSLQHVIDKLLVENQGERIVSFEHQGRKYWLKQSERLTGAMRWLKSQPQAALQLEISTLTQLAKRGAPVPELVASGEGFLVVADVGMPVNGWLNADISEAEKLKILQDSATGLAHLHLKGLAHGRPALRDICWEEGDVAFIDFEANQQDSDMHRQQIRDLLVYIHSLYRYIGPHPEIAEPVIAAYRAAGGESLWQASKQEMAKWQWLNYLIAPLRSIGGKDLRPVYWLLRHFKQTH, encoded by the coding sequence GTGACTGTTTCTAGCCTTCAACATGTGATTGATAAACTACTTGTCGAAAATCAGGGCGAACGAATAGTCAGTTTCGAGCATCAAGGCCGCAAGTATTGGCTTAAACAGTCAGAACGCCTTACCGGCGCCATGCGTTGGCTAAAGTCCCAGCCCCAAGCGGCGTTGCAGCTCGAGATTTCAACCCTCACTCAACTCGCCAAGCGAGGTGCCCCTGTGCCCGAACTGGTTGCCAGTGGCGAAGGTTTTCTGGTGGTTGCCGATGTGGGCATGCCCGTCAATGGTTGGTTAAATGCCGACATCTCAGAGGCCGAGAAGCTAAAGATATTGCAAGATAGTGCGACTGGGTTAGCGCATCTGCATCTTAAAGGCTTGGCTCATGGCAGACCTGCGCTTAGGGATATCTGCTGGGAAGAGGGAGATGTTGCCTTTATCGATTTTGAGGCGAATCAGCAAGACAGTGACATGCATAGGCAGCAGATCAGGGATCTCCTCGTCTATATCCACAGCCTGTACCGTTACATAGGGCCCCATCCTGAGATCGCCGAGCCTGTCATTGCAGCCTATCGCGCCGCGGGCGGAGAGTCACTCTGGCAGGCGTCCAAGCAAGAGATGGCTAAATGGCAATGGCTAAACTATCTAATCGCACCACTTAGATCTATCGGCGGTAAAGATCTGCGCCCCGTCTATTGGTTACTGCGCCACTTTAAACAGACCCATTAA
- a CDS encoding MBL fold metallo-hydrolase yields MNNILRFALTSLLIGSYGISINSLADEDKFAKVEIAATKLSEHVYMLTGAGGNIGVSAGEDGLLIIDDQFAPLADKISAALADIQAGKPKYIVNTHYHGDHTGGNGFFGQTGTIFAHDNVLKRLASNQDFTKQALPSITYDQGINIHFNGDTLSLVHLGAGHTDGDSVIFWRDAPVVHMGDLFFKDRFPYIDLKGGGSVLGYRDSVATILARVDDNTKIIPGHGELANKQDLVKFKQMLDTSIDWMNTQLKSGKSLDAIKQQGLPDDLQGWGWKFISQETWIETLYNGLKSR; encoded by the coding sequence ATGAACAACATCTTACGCTTTGCGCTGACAAGCCTGCTCATCGGCAGTTATGGCATCAGCATCAATAGCTTGGCCGACGAAGATAAGTTTGCCAAGGTCGAAATAGCGGCCACCAAACTTTCAGAACATGTCTATATGCTGACCGGCGCCGGCGGCAACATAGGCGTATCTGCGGGAGAAGATGGTCTGCTGATCATCGACGATCAGTTTGCCCCACTGGCGGACAAGATTAGCGCGGCGCTGGCCGACATCCAGGCGGGCAAACCTAAATATATCGTCAACACCCACTACCATGGCGATCATACCGGCGGCAACGGTTTCTTTGGCCAAACCGGCACCATCTTCGCCCATGACAATGTGCTCAAACGCTTGGCCAGTAACCAAGACTTCACTAAACAGGCCTTACCCAGCATCACCTATGATCAGGGGATCAATATCCACTTCAATGGCGACACGCTCTCACTCGTGCACCTGGGCGCAGGCCATACAGATGGTGATAGCGTGATCTTCTGGCGTGATGCTCCTGTGGTGCATATGGGGGATCTCTTCTTTAAAGACAGATTTCCCTATATCGATCTTAAAGGAGGTGGCTCGGTGCTTGGCTATCGCGACAGCGTCGCCACCATCTTGGCCAGGGTCGATGACAACACCAAAATCATTCCGGGACACGGCGAACTTGCCAACAAGCAAGATCTGGTCAAGTTCAAGCAGATGTTAGACACCTCTATCGACTGGATGAACACCCAGCTCAAATCGGGCAAGTCGCTCGATGCCATCAAGCAGCAAGGCTTACCGGACGACTTACAGGGCTGGGGATGGAAATTTATCTCTCAGGAAACCTGGATAGAAACCCTCTATAACGGCCTTAAGAGTCGATAA
- a CDS encoding Trm112 family protein, whose amino-acid sequence MAFDKKLLEIVACPVCKGKLEYDKANQQLICKADRLAYAINEGIPVLLENKATPWNEEA is encoded by the coding sequence ATGGCGTTTGATAAGAAACTTTTAGAGATAGTTGCCTGCCCTGTATGTAAGGGTAAGCTTGAATATGACAAAGCTAATCAGCAGCTTATCTGTAAGGCCGATCGTTTGGCCTATGCCATTAACGAAGGGATCCCTGTACTGCTTGAAAACAAGGCAACCCCTTGGAACGAAGAAGCGTAA